A segment of the Peptoclostridium acidaminophilum DSM 3953 genome:
TTCCGTACCAGCTCCGGTCGAATATGGCTATGTGTCCGGTCTTGGGCATCTCCTTCCAGAACCGCCACAGGTAGTGATGGTTTTTTTCGGTGTCGTTTGGTGAGCTTATGGGCACGACGTCGTATCCCCGCGGGTCGAGCGATGCTGCCAGGCGCTTTATGTTGCCGCCCTTTCCTGCCGCGTCCCAGCCCTCGTATACTATGACTACCGGAATCTTAGCCCTGTAGAGTTCGTTGCCCAGCAGCCTCATCTTGCACTGCAGCTTTGCTATACGCTTTTCATACTCCTGCTTGTCCATTGAGAGCGAAAGGTCCACCTTGTCTATCACCGAGGATTTGATGCCGTTCAGCTTGAGGCTCGAGCCGTTTCCCGCGGTTTCATGGGGTTCCTGGCTTCTCATATTCCTTATTATCTGGGCGTTCGCGACTATCTCCCTTTGCCTGTCTATCCTTGCAAGCCCGGTTTCCATGCCCTCTATGAAGCTCATTAGCGTCTTTATTATCCCGAACCTGTAGTCCTCGCACTCTACTATGGTCCACGGCGAGCGCTCGGTGTCCGTCTCCTCTATGGCTCTTTGCATGGCCTGCATGTAGGCTTCATATTTTTTGTTCTGTCTCTTGTCGGATTCCCTTATCCTCCACGCTGTGGCGGGATTCTTCCCCATCCTCTCCTGTCTCTTTTTTTGCTCTTCACGGCTTATGTGGAGGAAGAACTTGAGTATTATGAAGCCGTCTTCATAAAGTACGCGCTCGAAGGAGTTTATCTCTCCGTATGAGGTTTCAAGGGCCTCGCCCTTTACGATTCCCTCGGCTGCATCGTCCATGATCCTCCTGTACCAGCTCCGGTCGAACACTGCCATGTCGCCTTTTTCAGGCGTCTTTGTCCAGAATCTCCACAGGAACGGCCTTCTCATTTCCTCTTCGTTTTCCTCATGCATTGTGAAAACGCTGAAATATCTGGGGTTCAGGGGGAGTATGAGCTCGTTTATTATCCGCCCCTTGCCCGAGGCGTCCCAGCCCTCGAATACTACTATTACAGGCACGCCCTTGTCCTTGGCCTCGCGCTGAAGCTGGCCCAGGCGTATTTCTATGTCTTTCATTATCTTGTTGTATTCTTTCTTTTCGATTTGTTTTGAAAGGTCTATCTTCTCGAACATAGTTCCCGAATGCGCCCTTGACCGGCCGCTCCGGAGTCACCCCCTGTTTGTAGTTAATTCTTTTTTTTATACCCCGTTTTCTGGGTATCAAATATTCATAGGGAAATCAAGTGAAATCCAACTGAATAAATGAATCCAATGGAATAAACGGCCTTTAAATTTCATTTTGTGATTTCCATTTGGATTCACATGCCACAGTCAGAACAGTAGAACCACCTTGGTGTTCAGCTATGTGGGGAGGAGGAACGCGAAATGAAGAATAAATATACATCAATTATGGGATTGTGTTTGATTGTTGTCATGGCGCTTGGGGGGTGCAAGGCTGAGCCACCTGCGGATATTCTCAAGAAGTCATTCGAGAAGACGGTTAAGATTGAAAGTGCGAGGCAGAGCTTTACCGCAAATTTGCATATGGATCTTAGCGGGGCTTCCGAGCAGGAGATGCAGGCCCTATCGCTTATGCGAGATGTGGTTTTAAAGAGTGACACTGCTTTTTTATCTGCAGGAGCCGAATCTGCCGGGGATTTTTCAATACATTCCGACGGCATAACTTACGAGGGCAAGGTTTTTATGCGGGATGGGAAGTCGATAATGAAGCTCCCCGCAATGGACAAATATGTGGTTTTTGATTCGCAGGGCTACAACAAAAAAGACATTGATGACATGAAGCAGCTCAGCTTGCAGCTTTCAACGCTAATGCTCGAAATTGCAGGCGAGGATGCAATAACTGTCGAAAACAACGTGTCAACCGAGTCGCCTCAGGGAAGCTTCAGGGGCAAGCGCATAAGCTTTTCTATGAGCGACAGCGAGCTCAAGGATTTTGTGAAAAAGGCGGCATTCCTGATACTTGAAAACGACTCGTTCAAGGAGAACATGAAGGAGAGCATTCGGATTCAAATGCAAATGCAGGGCGAGGTATACAGCGAAGCGGAGGCCGACAA
Coding sequences within it:
- the pap gene encoding polyphosphate:AMP phosphotransferase gives rise to the protein MFEKIDLSKQIEKKEYNKIMKDIEIRLGQLQREAKDKGVPVIVVFEGWDASGKGRIINELILPLNPRYFSVFTMHEENEEEMRRPFLWRFWTKTPEKGDMAVFDRSWYRRIMDDAAEGIVKGEALETSYGEINSFERVLYEDGFIILKFFLHISREEQKKRQERMGKNPATAWRIRESDKRQNKKYEAYMQAMQRAIEETDTERSPWTIVECEDYRFGIIKTLMSFIEGMETGLARIDRQREIVANAQIIRNMRSQEPHETAGNGSSLKLNGIKSSVIDKVDLSLSMDKQEYEKRIAKLQCKMRLLGNELYRAKIPVVIVYEGWDAAGKGGNIKRLAASLDPRGYDVVPISSPNDTEKNHHYLWRFWKEMPKTGHIAIFDRSWYGRVLVERVEGYCSEAEWKRAYREINDMEEHIVNFGTVFLKYWIHIDREEQLKRFNQRAADPNKTWKISDEDWRNRYNWDSYKDAVDEMLFRTSTTFAPWTIVESNCKRYARVKVLEHTIDEIEKALQKR